From Thermomonas sp. XSG, one genomic window encodes:
- a CDS encoding ABC transporter permease, giving the protein MNKTSFTTAMLTVMRKEWLDFFRDRRTFLLSLLMAPLLYPLIFLGIGKLTQMRAETQLEKTLQVPVVGIERAPNLMKFLASYGIEAKPAPADIEARVRAQQEDLALAVDADFAKDWHAGKPAKIDIITDTTRRNGDVKVARVSKVLESYGNGVGAMRLLIRGINPGVATPLHVGTRDMATPEAKNSQFMSILLPMILTIFAFIGGAHLAMDTTAGERERQSLEPLLATPASRAALVGGKMLAAALLGMISMLLILVAFKLTATLASGMAKQMDVSFLAMGKLLLTLAPLVLIGTALITALAAGAKSMKEAQSHMMWLMMLPMLPAYGLMAYPLKDTAVWQYAVPFLSQNQLIQKISRGEVASMEQWGLYLASSLALAALLWALAVWRYRQEKLAISA; this is encoded by the coding sequence ATGAACAAGACGTCGTTCACCACCGCGATGTTGACGGTGATGCGCAAGGAATGGCTGGACTTCTTCCGCGACCGCCGCACCTTCCTGCTGTCGTTGCTGATGGCGCCGCTGCTGTATCCGCTGATCTTCCTCGGCATCGGCAAGCTCACCCAGATGCGCGCCGAAACCCAGCTGGAGAAGACCCTGCAGGTGCCGGTGGTCGGCATCGAGCGGGCACCGAACCTGATGAAGTTCCTGGCCAGCTACGGCATCGAGGCGAAGCCGGCGCCAGCCGACATCGAGGCGCGCGTGCGTGCCCAGCAGGAAGACCTCGCGCTGGCCGTCGATGCCGACTTCGCCAAGGACTGGCACGCCGGCAAGCCCGCCAAGATCGACATCATCACCGACACCACCCGCCGCAACGGCGACGTCAAAGTGGCGCGGGTGAGCAAGGTGCTGGAGAGCTACGGCAACGGCGTCGGCGCGATGCGGTTGCTGATCCGCGGCATCAACCCCGGCGTCGCCACTCCGTTGCACGTCGGCACCCGCGACATGGCCACGCCGGAAGCCAAGAACAGCCAGTTCATGTCGATCCTGCTGCCGATGATCCTGACCATCTTCGCCTTCATCGGCGGCGCGCACCTGGCGATGGACACCACCGCCGGCGAACGCGAACGCCAGTCGCTGGAACCGCTGCTGGCCACGCCGGCTTCGCGCGCGGCGCTGGTGGGCGGCAAGATGCTGGCGGCGGCACTGCTGGGGATGATCTCGATGCTGCTGATCCTGGTCGCCTTCAAGCTCACGGCCACCCTGGCCAGCGGCATGGCCAAGCAGATGGACGTGAGTTTCCTGGCGATGGGCAAGCTGCTGCTGACGCTGGCCCCGCTGGTGCTGATCGGCACTGCGCTGATCACCGCCCTTGCCGCCGGCGCCAAGAGCATGAAGGAAGCGCAGAGCCACATGATGTGGCTGATGATGCTGCCGATGCTGCCTGCCTATGGCCTGATGGCCTACCCGCTGAAGGACACTGCGGTGTGGCAGTACGCGGTGCCGTTCCTGTCGCAGAACCAGCTGATCCAGAAGATCTCGCGTGGCGAGGTCGCCTCGATGGAGCAGTGGGGCCTGTATCTGGCCAGCTCGCTGGCGCTGGCGGCGCTGCTGTGGGCGCTGGCGGTGTGGCGCTACCGGCAGGAGAAGCTCGCGATCTCGGCCTGA
- a CDS encoding ATP-binding cassette domain-containing protein gives MIVAEHLRKTFPGRGKDKTPVIAVDDVGFTARDGEITGLLGPNGAGKTTTLRMLYTLMSPESGRVLVDGIDVASDAERVRRNLGVLPDARGVYKRLTARENIDYFGKLHGMSAAEIAARTGRLAQALQMEDFLDRATEGFSQGQRTKTAIARALIHDPKNVILDEPTNGLDVMTTRGLRGFLQELRGEGRCVIFSSHIMQEVAALCDRIVIIASGRVTAQGTPDELRALTGEANLEDAFVKLIGSEEGLHA, from the coding sequence ATGATCGTTGCAGAACACCTCCGCAAGACCTTCCCCGGACGGGGCAAGGACAAGACGCCGGTCATCGCCGTGGATGACGTGGGCTTCACCGCCCGCGACGGCGAGATCACCGGCCTGCTCGGCCCCAACGGCGCCGGCAAGACCACCACGCTGCGCATGCTGTACACCCTGATGTCGCCGGAATCCGGCCGCGTGCTGGTGGACGGCATCGACGTGGCCAGCGACGCCGAGCGCGTGCGTCGCAACCTCGGCGTGCTGCCCGACGCGCGCGGCGTGTACAAGCGCCTGACCGCGCGCGAGAACATCGACTACTTCGGCAAGCTGCACGGCATGTCGGCGGCGGAAATCGCCGCACGCACCGGCAGGCTCGCGCAGGCGCTGCAGATGGAGGACTTCCTCGACCGCGCCACCGAGGGCTTCTCGCAGGGCCAGCGCACCAAGACCGCGATCGCCCGCGCGCTCATCCACGATCCGAAGAACGTGATCCTCGATGAACCCACCAATGGCCTCGACGTGATGACCACGCGCGGACTGCGCGGGTTCCTGCAGGAGCTGCGTGGCGAGGGCCGCTGCGTGATCTTCTCCAGCCACATCATGCAGGAGGTGGCGGCGCTGTGTGACCGCATCGTGATCATCGCCAGCGGCAGGGTTACCGCCCAGGGCACCCCGGACGAGCTGCGCGCCCTCACCGGCGAAGCCAACCTGGAAGATGCATTCGTGAAACTGATCGGCAGCGAAGAGGGCCTGCACGCATGA
- a CDS encoding alpha/beta fold hydrolase codes for MNSRKTRLILAVAVAAAIFGYKALNPKPGSAGDPATASDSAAGPVAPVQPVQPVMLGQIAFTPCSLSSPMAKDSLEAMCATYAVPEDRAKPEGRKIALNIAWLQTTGKGERMPDPVFFLAGGPGQSAVDTFPGMDPVFKEVRKQRDVILVDQRGTGKSNLLSCEPPKEDEDGFDNSSEAMQAEATACATALSKKADLRHYTTTDAVADLDAVRQAIGAQQLNLVGVSYGTRVAQQYAMRHPAATRSIVLDSPVPNKLGLGNIFARNLDDALALQFALCSKDPACKDKLGDPRAELDVLLNRLRDNPVQVEYRDATTGEMKQGTLRAETVAGLVRMYAYMPLASGLLPKLIHEANAGRYGNLMALARMMTGDLKDAMAMGMQLSVVCSEDADSMVVREEDAKTVLGNLLPAGMAAMCKVWPKGDVPADFNQPLATKVPALVLAGEFDPVTPPRYGEEIVKSLANGRLFVLRGQGHSVIGAGCMPKLFTQFIEKADAKALDGKCLDTLAYPSPFISFNGAQP; via the coding sequence ATGAACTCCCGCAAGACCAGACTGATCCTTGCCGTTGCGGTTGCCGCCGCGATCTTCGGCTACAAGGCACTGAACCCGAAGCCCGGCAGCGCGGGCGATCCGGCGACGGCGAGTGATTCCGCGGCCGGCCCGGTCGCGCCGGTGCAGCCGGTGCAGCCGGTGATGCTGGGCCAGATCGCCTTCACCCCGTGCAGCCTGAGCTCGCCGATGGCCAAGGACAGCCTGGAGGCGATGTGCGCCACCTATGCGGTGCCGGAAGACCGCGCCAAGCCGGAAGGCCGCAAGATCGCGCTCAACATCGCCTGGCTGCAGACCACCGGCAAGGGCGAAAGGATGCCCGACCCGGTGTTCTTCCTCGCCGGCGGTCCCGGCCAGTCGGCGGTGGACACCTTCCCCGGCATGGATCCGGTGTTCAAGGAAGTGCGCAAGCAGCGCGACGTGATCCTCGTCGACCAGCGCGGCACCGGCAAGTCCAACCTGCTGTCGTGCGAGCCGCCGAAGGAGGACGAGGACGGCTTCGACAATTCTTCAGAGGCGATGCAGGCCGAGGCGACCGCCTGCGCCACGGCACTCTCGAAGAAGGCCGACCTGCGCCACTACACCACCACCGATGCGGTCGCCGACCTCGATGCGGTGCGCCAGGCGATCGGCGCCCAGCAGCTCAACCTGGTCGGCGTGAGCTACGGCACGCGGGTTGCCCAGCAGTACGCGATGCGCCACCCCGCTGCCACCCGCAGCATCGTGCTGGACTCGCCGGTGCCCAACAAGCTGGGTCTGGGCAACATTTTCGCCCGCAACCTCGACGACGCACTGGCGCTGCAGTTCGCTCTATGCAGCAAGGATCCGGCCTGCAAGGACAAGCTGGGTGATCCGCGCGCCGAACTGGACGTGCTGCTGAACCGGCTGCGCGACAACCCGGTGCAGGTGGAGTACCGCGACGCCACCACCGGCGAGATGAAGCAGGGCACGCTGCGCGCGGAAACCGTGGCCGGCCTGGTGCGCATGTATGCCTACATGCCGCTGGCCAGCGGGTTGCTGCCCAAGCTGATCCACGAAGCCAACGCCGGCCGCTACGGCAACCTGATGGCGCTGGCGCGGATGATGACCGGCGACCTGAAGGACGCGATGGCGATGGGCATGCAGCTGTCGGTGGTCTGCAGCGAGGACGCCGACAGCATGGTGGTGCGCGAGGAAGACGCCAAAACCGTGCTCGGCAACCTGCTGCCTGCCGGCATGGCGGCAATGTGCAAGGTCTGGCCGAAGGGCGACGTCCCGGCCGACTTCAACCAGCCGCTGGCCACCAAGGTGCCTGCGCTGGTGCTGGCGGGCGAGTTCGACCCGGTGACCCCGCCGCGCTACGGCGAGGAGATCGTGAAGTCGCTGGCGAACGGCCGCCTGTTCGTGCTGCGCGGCCAGGGCCACAGCGTGATCGGCGCCGGCTGCATGCCCAAGCTGTTCACTCAGTTCATCGAGAAGGCAGATGCCAAGGCGCTGGATGGCAAATGCCTGGACACGCTGGCCTATCCCTCGCCCTTCATCAGCTTCAACGGCGCGCAGCCGTAA
- a CDS encoding helix-turn-helix transcriptional regulator translates to MNNRLRELREREGLSQGELALRLDVSRQTVNALETGKYDPSLPLAFRIARLFACRIEDIFLPDET, encoded by the coding sequence ATGAACAACAGACTGCGCGAACTGCGGGAACGCGAAGGCCTGTCGCAGGGCGAGCTGGCGCTGCGGCTGGATGTTTCCAGGCAGACCGTCAACGCGCTGGAGACCGGCAAGTACGACCCGTCGCTGCCGCTGGCCTTCCGCATCGCCCGCCTGTTCGCCTGCCGCATCGAAGACATCTTCCTGCCCGATGAAACCTGA
- a CDS encoding GGDEF domain-containing protein, with amino-acid sequence MTLHLPTIAVIGLLLYFSIAIGFSLVTVMLRDQLVPRLWAASLWAAALNTAMFGLPLPIPEIVSILVRNGLGMLSSVLMVAGVSLHVGRCPPWRTAIALGAAYMLGIAWFSMVTPDLGTRLLLYGVVLTTYKGWEAWLLLRHAPPGLRVSCRLAATVFLVDAALFLARGLLPTAPDAGNEVMRAGLPIYIGYIGGLFVILAQSFALIILLVQRQLVELRRLARTDELTGALNRAALLDDGQQQLALCQRQQRPFSALLMDLDHFKRVNDTLGHQAGDDALRHAFQTLRDALRNYDVLFGRYGGEEFVLCLPGVAQAPAAALAERLRATLASRPLAHAKGEIILTVSIGVAEATADSSLDQLLGRADAALYRAKAGGRNRVDCA; translated from the coding sequence ATGACCCTCCATCTGCCCACCATCGCCGTCATCGGCCTGTTGCTGTACTTCAGCATCGCGATCGGGTTCTCGCTGGTCACCGTCATGCTGCGCGACCAGCTGGTGCCCCGCCTGTGGGCGGCCAGTCTGTGGGCCGCGGCGCTGAACACCGCCATGTTCGGCCTGCCTCTGCCGATTCCGGAGATTGTCTCGATTCTGGTCCGCAACGGACTCGGCATGCTCAGCTCCGTGCTGATGGTGGCGGGCGTGTCGCTGCATGTCGGGCGCTGCCCGCCCTGGCGCACGGCAATCGCGCTGGGTGCCGCCTACATGCTGGGGATCGCCTGGTTCAGCATGGTGACGCCTGATCTGGGCACCCGGCTGCTGCTTTACGGTGTGGTGCTCACCACCTACAAGGGCTGGGAAGCCTGGTTGCTGCTTCGGCATGCGCCGCCCGGGTTGCGCGTCAGCTGCCGGTTGGCGGCGACCGTGTTCCTGGTCGACGCCGCGCTGTTCCTGGCGCGCGGCCTGCTGCCAACCGCGCCCGATGCCGGCAACGAGGTGATGCGCGCGGGCCTGCCGATCTACATCGGTTACATCGGCGGCCTGTTCGTCATCCTGGCGCAGAGCTTTGCGCTGATCATCCTGCTGGTGCAGCGTCAGCTGGTGGAGCTGCGCCGGCTGGCGCGCACCGATGAGCTCACCGGCGCCCTCAACCGCGCCGCGCTGCTTGACGACGGCCAGCAACAGCTGGCGCTGTGCCAACGCCAGCAGCGCCCCTTCTCGGCGCTGTTGATGGACCTGGATCACTTCAAGCGCGTCAACGACACCCTCGGCCACCAGGCCGGCGACGACGCGCTGCGCCATGCCTTCCAGACGCTGCGCGATGCGCTGCGCAACTACGACGTGCTCTTCGGCCGCTACGGCGGCGAGGAGTTCGTGCTGTGCCTGCCGGGCGTGGCGCAGGCACCCGCGGCCGCGCTGGCCGAGCGGCTGCGGGCCACGCTGGCTTCCCGGCCGCTGGCGCACGCGAAAGGGGAGATCATCCTGACCGTCAGCATCGGCGTGGCCGAGGCAACGGCGGATTCAAGCCTCGACCAGCTGCTGGGCCGCGCGGACGCGGCGCTGTACCGGGCCAAGGCCGGCGGCCGCAACCGCGTGGACTGCGCCTGA
- a CDS encoding ferredoxin--NADP reductase gives MAVAIAHFPLKLVARRMIAPTVAHLSFERDDGHPLPCIPGQFIQIHFEYADGSAARRSYSIAVGRALDAPADGRVDIAVSYVPGGAATALFEALDIGATLNASGPFGRFCLYPNDANRRYLLIGTGTGITPYRAMLPQLAQQMDQRGVEVVLLQGARTPEELLYGDEFRAFAEAHPGFRYMPCLSRELPAEGSTHAHADVRHGYVQNVLPELSPDPATDIAYLCGNPDMVDANFEALKEIGLPVPMIRREKYVSNK, from the coding sequence ATCGCCGTGGCCATCGCCCATTTCCCGCTCAAGCTCGTCGCCCGCCGCATGATCGCGCCCACCGTGGCGCACCTGTCGTTCGAACGCGACGACGGCCACCCGCTGCCCTGCATCCCCGGCCAGTTCATCCAGATCCATTTCGAGTACGCCGACGGCAGCGCGGCGCGCCGCAGCTATTCCATCGCGGTGGGCCGGGCGCTGGACGCACCGGCCGACGGGCGGGTGGACATCGCGGTCAGCTACGTGCCCGGCGGCGCCGCCACCGCGCTGTTCGAAGCGCTGGACATCGGCGCCACGCTCAATGCCAGCGGCCCGTTCGGGCGCTTCTGCCTGTATCCCAACGACGCCAACCGCCGCTACCTGCTGATCGGCACCGGCACCGGCATCACCCCGTACCGGGCGATGCTGCCGCAGCTGGCGCAGCAGATGGACCAGCGCGGCGTCGAGGTGGTGCTGCTGCAGGGTGCGCGCACGCCGGAGGAACTGCTGTACGGCGACGAGTTCCGCGCCTTCGCCGAGGCCCATCCGGGCTTCCGCTACATGCCCTGCCTGTCGCGCGAACTGCCGGCGGAAGGCTCCACCCATGCGCATGCCGACGTGCGCCACGGCTATGTGCAGAACGTGCTGCCCGAACTCTCGCCGGACCCGGCCACCGACATCGCCTACCTGTGCGGCAACCCGGACATGGTGGATGCCAACTTCGAGGCGCTGAAGGAAATCGGCCTGCCGGTGCCGATGATCCGGCGCGAGAAGTACGTCAGCAACAAGTAG
- a CDS encoding ABC transporter ATP-binding protein has protein sequence MSPDPALDPAAPALCVRDLRKTYDNGVQALKGVSLDVAPGDFHALLGPNGAGKSTLIGIVSSLVNKTAGSVQVFGVDIDADRSAAMRLIGLVPQEFNFNMFEKPLDICVNYAGFYGVPRAQALERAEQVLKDAQLWDKADKMSRTLSGGMKRRLMIARAMMTAPRLLILDEPTAGVDIEIRRGMWKTLKEINAAGTTIILTTHYLEEAESLCRNLAIIDHGTIVESGPMKSLLAKLDVEGFLFDVEDALPAALPAIEGAILVATDPHTLELDMPRAMDLNRVFAAFDAAGIRVRSMRTKSNRLEELFVRMTAREGAAA, from the coding sequence ATGAGTCCTGATCCCGCGCTTGATCCGGCTGCGCCCGCACTGTGTGTGCGCGACCTGCGCAAGACCTACGACAACGGCGTGCAGGCGCTGAAAGGCGTCAGCCTGGACGTCGCCCCCGGCGATTTCCACGCCCTGCTGGGGCCCAACGGCGCCGGCAAGAGCACCCTGATCGGCATCGTCAGCTCGTTGGTCAACAAGACCGCCGGGTCGGTGCAGGTGTTCGGGGTGGACATCGACGCCGACCGCAGCGCCGCGATGCGCCTGATCGGGCTGGTGCCGCAGGAATTCAACTTCAACATGTTCGAGAAGCCGCTGGACATCTGCGTGAACTACGCGGGGTTCTACGGCGTGCCGCGCGCGCAGGCGCTGGAACGGGCCGAGCAGGTGCTGAAGGACGCCCAGCTGTGGGACAAGGCGGACAAGATGAGCCGCACCCTGTCCGGTGGCATGAAGCGCCGGCTGATGATCGCCCGCGCGATGATGACCGCGCCCAGGCTGCTGATCCTCGACGAGCCCACCGCCGGCGTGGACATCGAGATCCGCCGCGGCATGTGGAAGACGCTGAAGGAGATCAACGCGGCCGGCACCACCATCATCCTGACCACGCATTACCTGGAGGAAGCGGAGAGCCTGTGCCGCAACCTCGCCATCATCGACCACGGCACCATCGTCGAAAGCGGGCCGATGAAGTCGCTGCTGGCCAAACTCGATGTGGAAGGCTTCCTGTTCGACGTCGAGGACGCCCTGCCGGCGGCGCTGCCGGCGATCGAAGGCGCGATCCTGGTGGCCACCGATCCGCACACGCTGGAGCTGGACATGCCGCGGGCGATGGACCTCAACCGGGTGTTCGCCGCCTTCGACGCCGCCGGCATCCGGGTGCGCTCGATGCGCACCAAGAGCAACCGGCTGGAAGAACTGTTCGTGCGGATGACCGCGCGCGAAGGAGCGGCGGCATGA
- a CDS encoding ABC transporter permease encodes MSNQNLVALGTITRREVMRILRIWTQTLIPPAITMTLYFLIFGGLIGSRVGKMGGLDYMEFIVPGLVMMSVIQNSYGNISSSFFGAKFGRHVEELLVSPMPHWVILAGYVAGAVLRGLMVGAIVLCIAMLFTRVHVPHPLVTISSVLLGATIFSLAGFVNAVYAKKFDDIAIVPTFILTPLTYLGGVFYSISLLPGWAQAATHVNPIFYMVNAFRYGLLGSSDVPLWIAYALMLGFVAVLSALGLWLLKRGVGLRS; translated from the coding sequence ATGAGCAACCAGAACCTGGTCGCCCTGGGCACCATCACCCGGCGCGAGGTGATGCGCATCCTGCGGATCTGGACGCAGACGCTGATCCCGCCGGCGATCACCATGACCCTGTACTTCCTGATCTTCGGCGGGCTGATCGGTTCGCGCGTGGGCAAGATGGGCGGGCTGGACTACATGGAGTTCATCGTGCCCGGCCTGGTGATGATGAGCGTGATCCAGAACAGCTACGGCAACATCAGCAGCTCGTTCTTCGGCGCCAAGTTCGGCCGCCACGTCGAGGAGCTGCTGGTCAGCCCGATGCCGCACTGGGTGATCCTGGCCGGCTACGTGGCCGGCGCGGTGCTGCGCGGGCTGATGGTCGGCGCGATCGTGCTGTGCATCGCCATGCTGTTCACCCGCGTGCACGTGCCGCATCCGCTGGTCACGATCAGCTCGGTGCTGCTGGGCGCCACGATCTTCTCGCTGGCCGGCTTCGTCAACGCGGTGTACGCGAAGAAGTTCGACGACATCGCCATCGTGCCGACCTTCATCCTGACCCCGCTGACCTACCTCGGCGGCGTGTTCTATTCAATCAGCCTGCTGCCCGGCTGGGCGCAGGCGGCCACCCACGTCAACCCGATCTTCTACATGGTCAACGCCTTCCGCTACGGCCTGCTGGGCAGCTCCGACGTGCCGCTGTGGATCGCCTACGCGCTGATGCTGGGCTTCGTGGCGGTGCTGTCGGCGCTGGGTCTATGGCTGCTGAAGCGGGGCGTGGGACTGCGCAGCTGA
- a CDS encoding TatD family hydrolase, which yields MNLIDIGLNLTHDSFDRDRDAVWQRARDAGVRQAILTGASREHSPKALELALTRPGEWFATAGVHPHHATEYTAECDAEMRALHAHPEVVAVGECGLDYFRDFSPRPAQRSAFEKQLQIAVDLAVDGVGKPLFLHQRDAHADFMAMMKNFDGRIGPAVVHCFTGTREELFDYLDNDWYIGITGWLCDERRGAHLRELVKSIPAHRLMVETDAPYLLPRTLRPMPKDRRNEPAFLPHIVQELARDRGEDVAATAASSSAAATAFFRLPA from the coding sequence ATGAATCTCATCGACATCGGCCTCAACCTCACCCACGACAGCTTCGACCGCGACCGCGACGCGGTGTGGCAGCGCGCCCGCGATGCCGGCGTGCGCCAGGCCATCCTCACCGGCGCCTCGCGCGAGCATTCGCCGAAGGCGCTGGAACTGGCGCTGACCCGCCCCGGCGAGTGGTTCGCCACCGCCGGCGTGCATCCGCACCACGCGACCGAATACACCGCCGAGTGCGATGCCGAGATGCGCGCCCTGCACGCGCATCCGGAAGTGGTGGCGGTGGGCGAATGCGGGCTGGACTACTTCCGCGACTTCTCGCCGCGGCCGGCGCAGCGCAGCGCCTTCGAGAAGCAGCTGCAGATCGCGGTGGATCTTGCCGTCGACGGCGTCGGCAAGCCGCTGTTCCTGCACCAGCGCGACGCCCACGCCGACTTCATGGCGATGATGAAGAACTTCGACGGCCGGATCGGCCCGGCGGTGGTGCACTGCTTCACCGGCACCCGCGAGGAACTGTTCGACTACCTCGACAACGACTGGTACATCGGCATCACCGGCTGGCTCTGCGACGAGCGCCGCGGCGCGCACCTGCGCGAACTGGTCAAGAGCATCCCCGCCCACCGGCTGATGGTGGAAACCGACGCACCCTACCTGCTGCCGCGCACGCTCAGGCCGATGCCGAAGGACCGCCGCAACGAGCCGGCGTTCCTGCCGCACATCGTCCAAGAGCTGGCGCGCGACCGTGGCGAGGACGTGGCCGCCACCGCCGCCAGCAGCAGCGCGGCCGCGACCGCGTTCTTCCGGCTGCCGGCGTAA
- the hrpB gene encoding ATP-dependent helicase HrpB: MQFPITALLPDILASLDAQPRLVLEAPPGAGKTTQVPLALLAAPWLAGRRIVMLEPRRVAARAAAGFMAQQLGEAVGETVGYRIRFENRVGPNTRIEVVTEGILTRMLQDDPLLEGVGAILFDEFHERHLAGDLGLALALDVQAGLREDLRIVVMSATLDGERLASFLDAPRLSSAGRSFPVEIAHFPARRDEALEQQARRAIEHALAAHRGDVLVFLPGRREIARMEALLANAGVAADVLPLHGDLPVEQQSRVLQPAPDGRRRVVLATNVAESSVTLPGVRVVIDSGLAREPRFDPNSGFSRLDSVTISQASADQRAGRAGRVADGFAYRLWPQSQRLEPQRKPEIAQVELAALALELAAWGSSELRFVDPPPSGALAAGRDLLQRLDALRDGKLTARGRRMLALGTHPRLAAMLLATDAPARIALACDLAALVEARDPLRSRSDALAERWQALAAFRNGRVPADANRSALAAIDAAAKQWRRRLRCDASPPAAVPAHALGDLLAHAFPDRIAKQHPQDPRRYQLANGRMARLFDDSALYGEPWLVASELRFEAKDALLLRAAPVDEALLRAEFATHFSDADEVRWDAEKRALRSERVERFDGIVLAVKSAGRVDPAQAARALTAAVRELGLTVLPWSDGLSQWRIRVACLRSWMPELGLPDLSDAALLGTLERWLQPGFAGKTRLDALDSAELAEALKSGIDWNLRQRIDQLAPTRIAVPSGLERGIEYRLDDHGEPAPPVLAVKLQELFGLAQTPRIADGRVSLLLHLLSPGGKPLQVTADLHNFWASTYAEVRKEMKGRYPRHPWPDDPWNAVATHRAKPRGT; this comes from the coding sequence ATGCAATTCCCCATCACCGCGCTGCTGCCCGACATCCTCGCGTCACTGGACGCGCAGCCGCGGCTGGTGCTGGAAGCGCCGCCGGGTGCGGGCAAGACCACGCAGGTGCCGCTGGCGCTGCTGGCCGCGCCGTGGCTTGCGGGCCGCAGGATCGTGATGCTGGAGCCGCGCCGGGTCGCTGCGCGCGCGGCCGCCGGCTTCATGGCCCAGCAGCTGGGGGAAGCGGTCGGCGAGACCGTGGGTTATCGCATCCGCTTCGAAAACAGGGTCGGGCCGAACACCCGCATCGAGGTCGTCACCGAGGGCATCCTCACCCGCATGCTGCAGGACGACCCGCTGCTGGAGGGCGTGGGCGCCATCCTGTTCGACGAGTTCCACGAGCGCCACCTGGCCGGCGACCTCGGGCTGGCGCTGGCGCTGGACGTGCAGGCAGGGTTGCGCGAGGACCTGCGGATCGTGGTGATGTCGGCGACGCTGGACGGCGAGCGGCTGGCGTCGTTCCTCGATGCGCCGCGGCTGTCGAGTGCGGGGCGCAGCTTTCCGGTCGAGATCGCGCATTTCCCGGCGCGCCGCGACGAGGCGCTGGAACAGCAGGCGCGGCGCGCCATCGAACACGCGCTGGCCGCGCATCGGGGCGACGTGCTGGTGTTCCTGCCGGGGCGGCGCGAGATCGCCAGGATGGAGGCGCTGCTGGCCAATGCCGGCGTTGCCGCCGACGTGTTGCCGCTGCACGGCGACCTGCCCGTCGAACAGCAATCACGCGTGCTGCAACCCGCGCCCGATGGCCGTCGACGCGTGGTGCTGGCCACCAATGTCGCGGAATCGTCGGTCACGCTGCCCGGCGTGCGGGTGGTGATCGACAGCGGGTTGGCGCGCGAGCCGCGTTTCGATCCAAACAGCGGCTTCTCGCGGCTGGACAGCGTGACGATCTCGCAGGCCAGCGCCGACCAGCGCGCCGGCCGCGCCGGCCGCGTGGCGGACGGCTTCGCCTATCGGCTGTGGCCGCAGTCGCAGCGGCTGGAGCCGCAGCGCAAGCCGGAGATCGCGCAGGTGGAGCTGGCCGCGCTGGCGCTGGAGCTGGCGGCCTGGGGCAGCAGCGAACTGCGCTTCGTCGATCCGCCGCCCTCGGGCGCGCTGGCCGCAGGCAGGGACCTGTTGCAGCGGCTGGATGCATTGCGCGACGGCAAGCTCACCGCGCGCGGCAGGCGCATGCTGGCGCTGGGCACGCATCCGCGACTTGCCGCGATGCTGCTGGCAACCGATGCCCCCGCACGAATCGCTCTGGCCTGCGATCTGGCGGCGCTGGTGGAGGCGCGCGATCCGCTGCGCAGCCGCTCCGATGCACTGGCTGAGCGCTGGCAGGCATTGGCCGCGTTCCGCAATGGGCGCGTGCCTGCCGACGCCAACCGTTCCGCGCTGGCCGCCATCGACGCCGCAGCGAAACAGTGGCGTCGTCGCCTGCGCTGCGATGCATCGCCGCCGGCCGCGGTGCCGGCGCATGCGCTGGGCGACCTGCTCGCGCATGCCTTTCCCGATCGCATCGCGAAGCAGCATCCGCAGGACCCGCGCCGCTACCAGCTGGCGAACGGGCGGATGGCGCGGTTGTTCGATGATTCCGCGCTGTATGGCGAGCCGTGGCTGGTGGCCAGCGAACTGCGCTTCGAGGCCAAGGACGCGCTGCTGCTGCGCGCCGCGCCGGTGGACGAGGCGCTGCTGCGCGCGGAGTTCGCGACGCATTTTTCCGACGCCGACGAAGTGCGTTGGGATGCGGAGAAGCGCGCGCTGCGCAGCGAACGGGTCGAGCGCTTCGACGGCATCGTGCTGGCGGTGAAATCCGCCGGCCGGGTCGATCCGGCGCAGGCCGCGCGTGCGCTGACGGCGGCCGTTCGCGAGCTGGGCCTGACGGTGTTGCCATGGAGCGATGGCCTGTCGCAATGGCGCATCCGCGTGGCCTGCCTGCGCAGCTGGATGCCGGAACTGGGCCTGCCGGACCTATCCGACGCCGCGCTGCTGGGTACGCTGGAGCGCTGGCTGCAGCCCGGGTTCGCCGGCAAGACCCGGCTGGATGCGCTGGACAGCGCCGAGCTGGCCGAAGCGCTGAAGTCCGGCATCGACTGGAACCTGCGCCAGCGCATCGACCAGCTGGCGCCGACCCGGATCGCGGTGCCGTCGGGGCTGGAGCGCGGCATCGAATACCGGCTGGACGACCACGGCGAGCCGGCGCCGCCGGTGCTGGCGGTGAAGCTGCAGGAGCTGTTCGGGCTGGCGCAGACCCCGCGCATCGCCGACGGCCGGGTGTCCCTGCTGCTGCACCTGCTCTCGCCCGGCGGCAAGCCATTGCAGGTGACCGCCGACCTGCATAACTTCTGGGCAAGCACCTATGCCGAGGTCAGGAAGGAAATGAAGGGCCGCTACCCACGCCATCCGTGGCCTGACGACCCGTGGAACGCGGTGGCCACCCACCGGGCGAAACCACGCGGCACGTAA